The sequence GGCAGCAGCGCCGGCAGCGCGCCCGCCTCGACGGCACCGCGCTCACCGGCACGGCGCGGGATCCACACCAGCTGGGCGCCGGTCGCGGTGGCGGCGCGTACGGCGGCGGTGAGGCCGCCCGCGACCGAGGCGAGCCGCTCGCCGACGACGATGACCGCTCCCGCGGCGCGCAGGGCCTGGGCGGCGCGGGTGCCGGGCTCCTCCAGGCCGACGCCGCTCGCGAGGGCGTCCAGCCACTCGGTCTCGGTGCCGGGCGCGGCCGGCAGCAGGGTGCCGCCCGCCTTCTGAAGGCCCCGGGTCGCGTGCGTGGCCAGCGCGAACACCTTCTGCTTGCGTTTGCGCCACGCCTTGCGCAGCCGTAGGAAGACGCCGGGCGCCTCCTCCTCCGACTCGAAGCCGGCCAGCAGGACGGCGGGCGCATTCTCCAGGGAGGTGTACGTGACGCCCGTGCCATCGAGGTCACGGCCGCGGCCGGCCACCTGGGACGCCAGGAAGTCGGACTCCTCACCGCTGTGCACGCGCGCGCGGAAGTCGATGTCGTTGGTGTCGAGCGCCACGCGCGCGAACTTGCTGTAGGCGTAGGCGTCCTCGACGGTCAGCCGGCCGCCGGTGAGGACGCCGGCCCTGGAGCGGGCGGCGCTCAGCCCGCGCGCGGCCGCGTCCAGCGCCTCCGGCCAGGAGGCGGGCGCGAGGACGCCGTCCGCGCCCCGCACCAGCGGGGTTTCGAGCCGGTCCTTCATCTGCGCGTACCGGAACGCGAAGCGTCCCTTGTCGCAGATCCACTCCTCGTTGACCTCGGGGTCGTTCTCGGCGAGCCGCCGCATGACCTTGCCGCGCCGGTGGTCGGTGCGGGTGGCACAGCCGCCGGAGCAGTGCTCGCACACGGACGGCGAGGAGATGAGGTCGAAGGGGCGGGAGCGGAACCGGTAGGCCGCCGAGGTGAGGGCGCCGACCGGGCAGATCTGGATGGTGTTGCCGGAGAAGTACGACTCGAAGGGGTCGCCCTCGCCGGTGCCGACCTGCTGGAGCGCGCCCCGCTCGAGCAGCTCGATCATCGGGTCTCCCGCGATCTGGTTGGAGAACCGGGTGCAGCGGGCACACAGCACGCACCGCTCGCGGTCGAGCAGGACCTGGGTGGAGATCGGTACGGGCTTTTCGAAGGTCCGCTTCTTTCCGTCGAAGCGGGACTCGGCGTTGCCGTGCGACATGGCCTGGTTCTGCAGCGGGCACTCGCCGCCCTTGTCGCAGACGGGGCAGTCCAGCGGGTGGTTGATGAGCAGCAGTTCCATCACGCCGTGCTGGGCCTTCTCAGCGACCGGCGAGGTGAGCTGGGTCTTCACCACCATGCCGTCGGTGCAGGTGATGGTGCAGGACGCCATCGGCTTGCGCTGGCCCTCGACCTCGACGATGCACTGGCGGCAGGCACCGGCGGGGTCGAGGAGGGGGTGGTCGCAGAACCGCGGGATCTCGATGCCGAGCTGCTCGGCGGCGCGGATGACCAATGTGCCCTTGGGCACGCTGATCTCGGCGCCGTCGATCGTCAGCGTGACGAGGTCCTCCGGCGGGACCGCCGCCTCTCCCCCGGCGCCGGGGGCGTTGGTGGTCACGGTCATGCGTTCACCTCCGGGCGGTCCGCCCAGGCCGTCGACTTGGCCGGGTCGAAGGGGCAGCCCCGGCCCGTGATGTGCTGCTGGTACTCCTCGCGGAAGTACTTCAGCGAGGAGGCGATCGGGGCCGCGGCACCGTCGCCAAGGGCGCAGAACGACTTGCCGTTGATGTTGTCGGCGATGTCGGCGATCTTGTCGAGGTCGGACATGGTGCCCTTGCCGGCTTCGATGTCCCGCAGCAACTGCACCAGCCAGTACGTCCCTTCGCGGCAGGGTGTGCACTTGCCGCAGGACTCGTGGGCGTAGAACTCGGTCCAGCGGGTCACCGCCCGCACCACGCAGGTCGTCTCGTCGAAGCACTGCAGGGCTTTTGTGCCGAGCATGGAACCGGCGGCGCCCACTGCTTCGTAATCAAGGGGGACGTCGAGGTGCTCTTCGGTGAACATCGGCGTCGAGGACCCGCCCGGTGTCCAGAACTTGAGGCGGTGGCCGGGGCGCATCCCGCCGCTCATGTCGAGGAGCTGGCGCAGCGTGACGCCGAGCGGGGCCTCGTACTGGCCGGGGCTCGCGACGTGGCCGCTGAGCGAGTAGAGCGTGAAGCCCGGGGATTTCTCGCTGCCCATCGACCTGAACCAGTCTTTCCCGTTTTTCAGGATGGCGGGAACCGACGCGATCGACTCGACGTTGTTCACTACAGTCGGGCAGGCATAGAGCCCTTCGACAGCAGGGAAAGGAGGACGCAGCCGCGGTTGACCACGGCGGCCTTCGAGCGAGTCGAGCAGTGCGGTCTCCTCACCGCAGATGTACGCGCCGGCGCCCGCGTGCACGGTGACATCGAGATCGAGTCCGCTGCCCAGGATGTTCTCGCCGAGGTAGCCCGCCGCGTAGGCCTCGCGCACGGCCTCGTGCAACCGTCGCAGAACGGGGACGACTTCACCACGCAGATAGATGAAGGCATGCGACGACCTGATGGCATAGCACGCGATCACAATGCCCTCGATGAGGCTGTGCGGGTTCGCGAAGAGGAGCGGGATGTCCTTGCAGGTCCCTGGCTCCGACTCGTCGGCGTTGACAACTAGATAGTGCGGTTTTCCATCACCCTGGGGAATGAACTGCCACTTCATTCCGGTCGGGAATCCCGCGCCGCCGCGGCCTCGCAGCCCGGAGTCCTTGACGTACGCGATCAAGTCGTCCGGTGACATGGCGAGCGCCTTGCGCAGCCCCTCGTACCCCTCGTGCCTTTGGTAGATGTCCAGAGTCCAGGACCGGTCCTCGTCCCAGAAGGCCGACAGCACGGGTGCGAGCAGCTTCTCGGGGCTGGTGTCCTTGAGTTCGGCTGCCACGCTCATCACTCCCCCTCCTCTGTGGCCTGGTCCGCGGACGGCGCATCCTGGGGTTCCTGCGTACGCGGATGGACCACGCGCGCGGGTGCGGCCTCTCCCCTTGCCAGGCGAAGGCCCACCAGCGACGCGGGTCCCGCACTGCCGCCCTCCTCGACGGCCCCGGGCCGCTCGTCGGGGAAGCCGGCCAGAATCCGCGCGGTCTCCTTGAAGGTGCACAGCCGCGCCCCGCGCGTGGGCTGCACGGGCCGCCCCGCGCGCAGGTCGTCGACCAGGCGTTTGGCGCTGCCGGGCGTCTGGTTGTCGAAGAACTCCCAGTTGACCATCACGACCGGCGCGAAGTCGCAGGCCGCGTTGCACTCGATGTGCTCCAGGGTGACCTTGCCGTCGTCGGTGGTCTCGCCGTTGCCGACGCCCAGGTGTTCCTGGAGGGTCTCGAAGATCTCGTCGCCGCCCATCACCGCGCACAGCGTGTTGGTGCACACGCCGACCTGGTAGTCACCGGAGGGCCTGCGCCGGTACATGGAGTAGAAGGTGGCGACGGCGGTGACCTCGGCCGTGGTCAGGTCCAGCATGTCCGCGCAGAACCGCATTCCGGTGCGCGTGACATGGCCCTCCTCCGACTGCACGAGGTGGAGCAGCGGCAGCAGGGCGGAACGGGAGTCCGGGTAGCGCGCGATGACGTCGCGCGCGTCCGCCTCCAGTCGGGCCCGGATGTCGTCCGGGTAGGCGGGCGCGGGCAGTTCGGGCATGCCCAGGCTGACGCCCCGCTCCGAAGAAGAGGTGGTCACCGGTCGACGCCTCCCATCACGGGGTCGATGGACGCGACGGCGACGATCACGTCGGCGACCTGGCCGCCTTCGCACATCGCCGCCATGGCCTGCAGGTTGGTGAAGGACGGGTCGCGGAAGTGGACCCGGTAGGGGCGGGTGCCGCCGTCGGAGACGGCGTGCACGCCGAGTTCGCCCTTGGGGGACTCGACGGCCGCGTACGCCTGTCCCGGCGGGACGCGGAAGCCCTCGGTGACGAGTTTGAAGTGGTGGATCAGGGCCTCCATGGAGGTGCCCATGATCTTCTTGATGTGGTCGAGGGAGTTGCCGAGTCCGTCCGGTCCCAGGGCGAGCTGGGCGGGCCAGGCGATCTTCTTGTCGGCGACCATGACCGGTCCGGGCTGGAGCCGGTCCAGGCACTGCTCGACGATCCCGAGCGACTGGCGCATCTCCTCCAGGCGGACCAGGAAGCGGCCGTAGGCGTCGCAGGTGTCGGCGGTCGGGATCTCGAAGTCGTACGTCTCGTAGTCGCAGTACGGCTGTGCCTTGCGCAGGTCGTGCGGCAGGCCGGCGGAGCGCAGGATCGGGCCGGTGGCGCCGAGGGCCATGCAGCCGGCCAGGTCCAGGTAGCCGATGTCCTGCATGCGGGCCTTGAAGATGGGGTTTCCGGTGGCGAGCTTGTCGTACTCCGGGAGGTTCTTCTTCATCTTCTTCACGAACTCGCGGATCTGGTCCACCGCTCCGGGCGGCAGGTCCTGCGCGAGTCCGCCGGGGCGGATGTACGCGTGGTTCATCCGAAGGCCCGTGATCAGCTCGTAGAGGTCGAGAATCATTTCACGATCACGGAATCCGTAGATCATGATCGTGGTGGCGCCCAGCTCCATGCCGCCGGTGGCGATGCACACCAGGTGGGAGGAGAGCCGGTTCAGCTCCATCAGGAGCACCCGGATGATCTTGGCGCGCTCGCTGATCTGGTCCTCGATGCCGAGGAGCTTCTCGACGGCGAGACAGTAGGCGGTCTCGTTGAAGAAGGACGTCAGGTAGTCCATGCGCGTGACGAAGGTGGTGCCCTGCGTCCACGTGCGGTACTCGAGGTTCTTCTCGATGCCGGTGTGCAGATAGCCGATGCCGCAGCGGGCCTCGGTGACCGTCTCGCCCTCGATCTCCAGGATGAGGCGGAGCACTCCATGGGTGGAGGGGTGCTGGGGACCCATGTTGACGACGATGCGTTCGTCGTCGGCGCGGGTCGCGGACTGGACGATCTCGTCCCAGTCGCCACCGGTGACCGTATATACGGTGCCCTCGGTGGTCTCGCGCGCCGAGGCGGCGTCGGCCGCGGATGCTGACTGCGTGCTCACGAGTACGACCTCCGCTGGTCCGGAGCCGGGATCTGGGCGCCCTTGTACTCGACGGGGATGCCGCCGAGGGGGTAGTCCTTGCGCTGCGGATGGCCCTGCCAGTCGTCCGGCATCATGATCCGGGTCAGGGCCGGGTGACCGTCGAAGACGATCCCGAAGAAGTCGTAGGTCTCGCGCTCGTGCCAGTCGTTGGTCGGGTAGACGGAGACCAGCGAGGGAATGTGCGGGTCGCCGTCGGGGGCACTGGCCTCGAGGCGGATCAGCCGGTTGTGGGTGATCGAGCGCAGGTGGTAGACGGCGTGCAGCTCGCGGCCCTTGTCGCTCGGGTAGTGGACGCCGCTGACGCCGGTGCACAGCTCGAAGCGCAGGGCCGGGTCGTCGCGCAGGGTGCGGACGACGCGGACCAGGTGTTCGCGTTCGATGTGGAAGGTCAGCTCGCCGCGGTCGACGACGGTCTTCTCGATGGCGTTGTCCGGGAGGAGTCCTTGTTCCTCCAGGGCGCCTTCGAGTTCGTCGGCGACCTCGTCGAACCAGCCGCCGTAGGGCCTGTTCGCCGGTCCCGGGAGCCGGACCGAGCGGACGAGTCCGCCGTAGCCGGAGGTGTCGCCGCCGTTGTTGGCGCCGAACATGCCGTGCTGGACGCGGATCTCCTCGCCGCCCTGGCCACGCTGGCCGGGGAGGTTGGAGGCCGAGAGGTCCTTCTCGGGGTTGACGCCGTTGGCGTTGCCGTTCGCATCGGTCACCGCAGCAGCCCCTTCATCTCGATCGTGGGCAGGGCCTTGAGCGCGGCCTCCTCCGCCTCGCGGGCGGCTTCCTTGGCGTTCACGCCGAGCTTGGAGGTCTGGATCTTCTGGTGGAGCTTGAGGATCGCGTCCATCAGCATCTCGGGGCGTGGCGGGCAGCCCGGGAGATAGATGTCGACCGGGACGACGTGGTCGACGCCCTGGACGATCGCGTAGTTGTTGAACATGCCGCCCGAGGAGGCGCAGACGCCCATGGAGATCACCCACTTGGGGTTGGGCATCTGGTCGTAGACCTGCCGGAGCACCGGCGCCATCTTCTGGCTGACCCGGCCGGCGACGATCATCAGGTCGGCCTGGCGCGGTGAGCCGCGGAAGACCTCCATGCCGAAGCGCGCCAGGTCGTACCGGCCGGCGCCGGTGGTCATCATCTCGATGGCGCAGCAGGCGAGGCCGAAGGTGGCGGGGAAGACGG comes from Streptomyces sp. FXJ1.172 and encodes:
- a CDS encoding NADH-quinone oxidoreductase subunit G, which encodes MTVTTNAPGAGGEAAVPPEDLVTLTIDGAEISVPKGTLVIRAAEQLGIEIPRFCDHPLLDPAGACRQCIVEVEGQRKPMASCTITCTDGMVVKTQLTSPVAEKAQHGVMELLLINHPLDCPVCDKGGECPLQNQAMSHGNAESRFDGKKRTFEKPVPISTQVLLDRERCVLCARCTRFSNQIAGDPMIELLERGALQQVGTGEGDPFESYFSGNTIQICPVGALTSAAYRFRSRPFDLISSPSVCEHCSGGCATRTDHRRGKVMRRLAENDPEVNEEWICDKGRFAFRYAQMKDRLETPLVRGADGVLAPASWPEALDAAARGLSAARSRAGVLTGGRLTVEDAYAYSKFARVALDTNDIDFRARVHSGEESDFLASQVAGRGRDLDGTGVTYTSLENAPAVLLAGFESEEEAPGVFLRLRKAWRKRKQKVFALATHATRGLQKAGGTLLPAAPGTETEWLDALASGVGLEEPGTRAAQALRAAGAVIVVGERLASVAGGLTAAVRAATATGAQLVWIPRRAGERGAVEAGALPALLPGGRPATDPRAREEVAAAWGIAELPLRYGRDTHHILEAAATGELSALVVAGVEVADLPDPARAREALDSVGFLVSLELRPSEVTEHADVVLPVAAVAEKAGTFLNWEGRVRFFDAALKPDQMTRRLAPTDARVLQMLADAMDVHLGLPDLRTTRAEIDRLGPWDGRRATEPHESSGVLPRPAAGEAVLAGHRLLLDQGVLQQGDEALAGTRHAAHARVSAATAAEAGVKDGDLLAVTGPEGTVELPLQITEMPDRVVWLPLNSAGTGVASDTGAQPGKLVRIGPAAVAEEAPKEVEA
- the nuoF gene encoding NADH-quinone oxidoreductase subunit NuoF, which translates into the protein MMSVAAELKDTSPEKLLAPVLSAFWDEDRSWTLDIYQRHEGYEGLRKALAMSPDDLIAYVKDSGLRGRGGAGFPTGMKWQFIPQGDGKPHYLVVNADESEPGTCKDIPLLFANPHSLIEGIVIACYAIRSSHAFIYLRGEVVPVLRRLHEAVREAYAAGYLGENILGSGLDLDVTVHAGAGAYICGEETALLDSLEGRRGQPRLRPPFPAVEGLYACPTVVNNVESIASVPAILKNGKDWFRSMGSEKSPGFTLYSLSGHVASPGQYEAPLGVTLRQLLDMSGGMRPGHRLKFWTPGGSSTPMFTEEHLDVPLDYEAVGAAGSMLGTKALQCFDETTCVVRAVTRWTEFYAHESCGKCTPCREGTYWLVQLLRDIEAGKGTMSDLDKIADIADNINGKSFCALGDGAAAPIASSLKYFREEYQQHITGRGCPFDPAKSTAWADRPEVNA
- the nuoE gene encoding NADH-quinone oxidoreductase subunit NuoE, producing the protein MTTSSSERGVSLGMPELPAPAYPDDIRARLEADARDVIARYPDSRSALLPLLHLVQSEEGHVTRTGMRFCADMLDLTTAEVTAVATFYSMYRRRPSGDYQVGVCTNTLCAVMGGDEIFETLQEHLGVGNGETTDDGKVTLEHIECNAACDFAPVVMVNWEFFDNQTPGSAKRLVDDLRAGRPVQPTRGARLCTFKETARILAGFPDERPGAVEEGGSAGPASLVGLRLARGEAAPARVVHPRTQEPQDAPSADQATEEGE
- a CDS encoding NADH-quinone oxidoreductase subunit D, translating into MSTQSASAADAASARETTEGTVYTVTGGDWDEIVQSATRADDERIVVNMGPQHPSTHGVLRLILEIEGETVTEARCGIGYLHTGIEKNLEYRTWTQGTTFVTRMDYLTSFFNETAYCLAVEKLLGIEDQISERAKIIRVLLMELNRLSSHLVCIATGGMELGATTIMIYGFRDREMILDLYELITGLRMNHAYIRPGGLAQDLPPGAVDQIREFVKKMKKNLPEYDKLATGNPIFKARMQDIGYLDLAGCMALGATGPILRSAGLPHDLRKAQPYCDYETYDFEIPTADTCDAYGRFLVRLEEMRQSLGIVEQCLDRLQPGPVMVADKKIAWPAQLALGPDGLGNSLDHIKKIMGTSMEALIHHFKLVTEGFRVPPGQAYAAVESPKGELGVHAVSDGGTRPYRVHFRDPSFTNLQAMAAMCEGGQVADVIVAVASIDPVMGGVDR
- a CDS encoding NADH-quinone oxidoreductase subunit C — protein: MTDANGNANGVNPEKDLSASNLPGQRGQGGEEIRVQHGMFGANNGGDTSGYGGLVRSVRLPGPANRPYGGWFDEVADELEGALEEQGLLPDNAIEKTVVDRGELTFHIEREHLVRVVRTLRDDPALRFELCTGVSGVHYPSDKGRELHAVYHLRSITHNRLIRLEASAPDGDPHIPSLVSVYPTNDWHERETYDFFGIVFDGHPALTRIMMPDDWQGHPQRKDYPLGGIPVEYKGAQIPAPDQRRSYS
- a CDS encoding NuoB/complex I 20 kDa subunit family protein, producing MGLEEKLPSGFLLTTVEQAAGWVRKASVFPATFGLACCAIEMMTTGAGRYDLARFGMEVFRGSPRQADLMIVAGRVSQKMAPVLRQVYDQMPNPKWVISMGVCASSGGMFNNYAIVQGVDHVVPVDIYLPGCPPRPEMLMDAILKLHQKIQTSKLGVNAKEAAREAEEAALKALPTIEMKGLLR